The following are encoded in a window of Gossypium raimondii isolate GPD5lz chromosome 13, ASM2569854v1, whole genome shotgun sequence genomic DNA:
- the LOC105782780 gene encoding solute carrier family 40 member 3, chloroplastic, with product MAIFAVTNSQLSFNLFNFSVSRREAFISRQAASGIRHRFSSSRWLSLNSPPTNTHSRSFDSFKLRCSITNTDVHFNQVATEDEDLSATDSTTPILQLKSDVLETESLNILTGDTYVDNLLTTLPVLSEEEQEALAATPAHPEGLYAFYASCLAGNLVEQLWNFAWPSAIALLHPSLLPVAVMGFFTKLVIIIGGPLVGKLMDHSPRVPSYIFLNAVQASAQLLSVAMIIHAHSVSSASASSSLLHPWFAVLVIAGAIEKLSGVALGVAMERDWVVLLAGTNRPTALAQANAVLNRIDLLCEIAGTSLFGVLLSRYDPVTCLKFAAGLMMSSLPVMIGLTWLTNKLSAGVLDRAKCSQSCCRTSAEGPLPDADNLVDTGLKAIKLGWREYIQQPVLPASLAYVLLYFNVVLTPGSLLTAFLTQRGLNPSIIGGFSGLCAFMGVAATFISATLVRRFGILKAGAVGLIFQASLLTIAVAIYQSGPLAQRSPLLFFLCLIVLSRLGHMSYDIVGAQILQTGIPSSKANLIGTTEISVASLAESLMLGIAIIANDVSHFGFLALLSLLSVVGASWIFCRWLLNPTEEQRSLFSFDPQS from the exons ATGGCAATTTTCGCGGTTACAAATTCTCAGCTCTCTTTCAATTTGTTTAACTTCTCTGTTTCTAGGAGAGAAGCCTTTATATCTAGACAAGCTGCTTCTGGAATTCGCCATCGCTTCTCTTCTAGCCGATGGTTGAGTCTCAACTCCCCTCCTACTAATACTCATAG TCGTAGTTTTGACAGCTTTAAATTGAGATGTTCAATAACAAATACTGATGTGCATTTCAACCAAGTGGCTACTGAGGATGAGGATTTATCAGCAACAGATAGTACAACACCAATACTTCAGCTTAAATCTGATGTTCTTGAGACTGAATCTTTGAATATACTAACTGGGGATACTTATGTAGATAATCTCTTAACAACTCTCCCA GTATTATCAGAGGAGGAACAGGAAGCTCTCGCTGCAACTCCAGCGCACCCAGAGGGATTATATG CATTTTATGCAAGTTGCTTGGCTGGGAATTTAGTGGAACAGCTTTGGAATTTTGCTTGGCCTTCTGCTATTGCATTGCTTCATCCAAGCCTTCTACCAGTGGCTGTCATGGGATTCTTCACTAAG CTTGTTATTATCATTGGAGGCCCTTTGGTTGGTAAACTTATGGATCATTCTCCTAGAGTACCTTCATATATCTTTTTGAATGCTGTTCAG GCCTCTGCTCAGTTGTTGTCAGTGGCAATGATAATTCATGCTCATTCAGTTTCTTCTGCTTCTGCCTCGTCAAGTCTTCTACATCCTTGGTTTGCTGTGCTAGTGATAGCAGGGGCTATTGAGAAGCTATCTGGAGTGGCACTGGGGGTTGCTATGGAGCGTGACTGGGTTGTGCTG TTAGCTGGAACAAATAGACCAACCGCACTGGCACAAGCAAATGCTGTTCTCAATCGAATTGACCTGCTTTGTGAG ATAGCTGGGACTTCATTATTTGGAGTTCTTCTCTCTAGATATGATCCAGTAACATGCTTAAAGTTTGCTGCTGGTTTGATGATGTCGTCATTACCTGTTATG ATTGGTCTGACATGGTTAACAAACAAACTTTCTGCTGGAGTCCTTGACCGTGCTAAATGTTCACAATCCTGTTGCAGAACGTCTGCTGAGGGGCCTCTTCCAGATGCTGATAACCTTG TTGATACTGGTTTGAAAGCCATCAAGCTTGGATGGAGAGAGTACATACAGCAGCCAGTCCTTCCTGCAAGCCTAGCATATGTACTCCTCTACTTCAATGTTGTTCTCACTCCTGGAAGTTTATTGACAGCATTTTTAACTCAACGTG GTTTAAATCCATCTATCATTGGGGGGTTTAGTGGATTATGTGCTTTCATGGGTGTTGCAGCAACCTTCATATCTGCAACTTTGGTTAGGAGATTTGGAATTTTAAAG GCTGGAGCAGTTGGATTAATTTTTCAGGCTTCGCTTCTCACCATTGCTGTTGCCATTTATCAGAGTGGACCACTTGCCCAGAGGAGCccccttcttttcttcttatgtTTGATT GTATTATCAAGGTTGGGACATATGTCATATGATATTGTTGGGGCCCAGATACTGCAAACAGGAATCCCATCATCCAAAGCAAATCTAATTGGAACAACAGAGATTTCTGTTGCTAGTTTAGCGGAGTCTCTAATGTTGGGAATTGCAATAATTGCAAATGATGTTTCCCATTTTGGATTTCTAGCATTGCTGTCGTTGTTATCAGTAGTAGGAGCTTCATGGATATTCTGCCGATGGTTGTTGAATCCTACAGAGGAACAAAGAAGCCTTTTCTCTTTTGATCCACAGTCTTAG
- the LOC105782781 gene encoding proteasome subunit beta type-4, which produces MNFMASKQPENSLLGPESDSQRTLYPYVTGTSVVALKYKDGILMAADMGGSYGSTLRYKSVERMKPIGKHSLLGASGEISDFQEILRYLDELILYDNMWDDGNSLGPKEVHNYLTRVMYNRRNKFNPLWNSLVLGGVKNGQKYLGTVSMIGVNFEDNHVATGFGNHLARPILRQEWHENLSFENGVRLLEKCMRVLLYRDRSAVNKLQIAKITEDGVTISQPYSLKTYWEFSAFENPAQGAIGSW; this is translated from the exons ATGAAT TTCATGGCTTCAAAGCAACCCGAAAATAGCTTGCTCGGCCCTGAATCTGACTCTCAAAGGACTCT gTACCCCTATGTGACTGGAACATCTGTTGTGGCTTTAAAGTATAAAGATGGGATTTTGATGGCTGCTGATATGGGAG GTTCTTATGGGTCTACACTGCGGTACAAGAGTGTGGAGCGAATGAAGCCTATTGGCAAGCATTCTCTTCTGGGTGCAAGTGGAGAAATCAGTGATTTCCAAGAGATTTTGCGTTATCTTGATGAGCTTAT CTTGTATGACAATATGTGGGATGATGGCAACTCTTTGGGGCCTAAAGAGGTGCACAATTACTTGACTCGAGTCATGTATAACAGGCGTAACAAGTTCAACCCATTGTGGAACTCCCTTGTACTTGGGGGGGTTAAAAATGGACAAAAGTATCTTGGAACG GTCAGTATGATTGGTGTAAACTTTGAGGACAATCATGTTGCAACTGGGTTTGGAAATCACCTTGCTCGGCCAATTCTTCGTCAAGAGTGGCATGAGAACTTGAGCTTTGAAAATGGTGTTAGACTATTGGAGAAATGCATGCGTGTTCTCCTGTATCGTGATAGATCAGCTGTTAACAAGCTTCAG ATAGCTAAGATTACTGAAGATGGTGTAACAATTTCCCAGCCATATTCATTGAAGACGTACTGGGAATTCTCTGCTTTTGAGAACCCTGCACAGGGTGCTATAGGATCATGGTAG